The following is a genomic window from Nicotiana tabacum cultivar K326 chromosome 3, ASM71507v2, whole genome shotgun sequence.
TCTGTTACTATAAAGTCATGCTTTACATGTCTTTCTTGAGTCCCTTGATGTCAGTTTCCATTTATTCTTCTTTTGTTAATTTTGGCCAGAATAAAAGAGATAGAACCTTCAAAGGCAAGTGCATTGATGTTGCTGAACTTATTGTCAAAACGATAAAGCAACCTAGTGGATGCTGGAGCTGATAAAATTGATTTTATCGTTTCCTGCCCTGCCTGTGTTTTCTCCATATTTGTCACTTGCACTGTAAATTTATGTTGTCTTCTTTACGTTCTTCTGTGGTTTTTGCAGCCCCTTAGTATCATATGTCGATCCTTCCGGGACATAGATACATATACAACAGGATTTCCTAGTGGTAATGGCCAAGGTCTTACAGACATTTTTCGAGCAGTCAAGCATTTCCTGCCCGGTCCTGTAAGTATGCATAACATGTTTTTGGTAGAGACATGCAGTGTAAATTGTTAATAAATTTTCCGGCATGTGCATTTGAGAATGTAGGAAGTCTACATTCTCTTCCTAGAGATTATATTATCATCAGGTTTTACTATGTGAGTCTGAGTATTACTTTTATTAGTTCAACTACTTGTCGGTCGTCACCTTACTTCATGCAGATTTTAAAATCTTCATATAAAGATCTTTTTCCTTTTAATCCTTACCGTGGGGGTTGGCGGTTTTGAGTCATCAGCATTTGACATTTTGGGTACCCAAGTCTGGCTAGACCTGTAAACTTCTTGAAACTGATAGTGCACTGTTAATTGCCTATGTGGCAGTACACTTTCATCTTAACTGCTAGCAAACAACTACCAAAACAATGCACGAGGTATGGGACTGCTGCATCCAGATACATTTCAAGGAAAAATGTTGGTGTTCGTATACCTGATGATCCTGTCTGTCAAGCAATCTTAGAAAAGATGGATGGACCTCTTATTTCCACAAGGTATGCTAGCATAGGTAAACGAGTGGACTGATTTTTGCACAGTAGCTGCTGCTTTATTTTTGACTGACATACCTACTGATAGTAATCCTGATTTATTTATCACGTAATGGTTCAGTGTCAAGTCACCAGAGGAAAACGAGTGGATACTGGATCCTGTCATTATAGCTGATGTATATGGTCCAGAGGTACTATTCCGCCAATGAATTCAGCTGGTTTAGGCTGTTTCTCTTTACTTGCTCTCTTTCTTTAAATTTAGAAATAGAGAGGAACAGACTAAGTATTGTTTCTGGAGCAATACTATCAGAGGTGTATGCTCCATCATAATGGTGACGGTTGTGTGCGACTGTTCATCTATCAGCTTACTTTGACAAACTCCTCACCCTTGACTGTGAATGCTAAGCAGGATCTCGTTCATTCCATTCTGCTCTGAGCTACGGATTTTATATTTCCCTTGTGTGTTATATGCATCCAGGGCCGGCTCTAACGTTGTTTCAAGTAAGGCGTTTGCCTTTTGGGGGCCCCAATTTAGAAATAATAGGTTTaaagtatttaaaaaaaataatatttagtacttttCATACAAAAGTAGAGTTTTTCTAGAACAGTTGCCTCAAAGAAAAGAAGTTTTCAAGATTATAAGTGATAAAATCTTACCTGGGATTAACAATATCTCAAGATAGATTAAAGGGGttggctatattatcaattgaaaaggaattttagaggaaatcgattataaaaaaattattaacaactttgcatcacgaaaagatagaaaaatagacgtcaaatgaaaatatatatatatcataactttattttaaaaatttaggcATCACATTAaactttggctttaggccacacaTGTGTTCGAGCCGCCCCTTTATGAATCTATGATTGCTGCAGCTTGCGAGTTGGATATGTTTACTTCGTAAAATTCTGCTCCATTTCTTGCTTATGTTTTTTCCTTTGCATGGAGCTCTATGTCTATATTTTGGTTTCTTACATTTTCTGGCTCATTAGAAAAGGTTTTGGTTGGTCAGTACCCTGTCCTCTTGTGATCTCTTTTGGTTGTAATCTTTTAAATGGATTgaatttctctttctttcttctttgatgaTATTAGGGACTTGATTTTGTTGTTGATGCTGGTCTTCGAGTGGCTGATCCATCTACTGTAGTAGATATGACTGCAAGTTCTCCTCGTCTTATACGGCAGGGAAAGGTAAACTAGTGGTTCCTGGACCTGATGCCTTAGCCCTGTGTACTACATGATCTCATATGTTTCTTAAATTTTAGAATATTGAAACCTAGCTAGCAGTTTGCCACCTATTCATATTAGGAAAGTAGAGTGGCGGAACTTGTGGCTGATTCTGAGTGCATATGCGTGAACAATGTGTCAAATTGGAGTCGTATAACGGATAACCTGGTAGTCCTTTATAATGAGAAAACCTTACTGCCCTATAGCTGCATAAGCACCTTTATCAATGACAACTGCACTCGGTTGGTTTTCTATGCTGTATGAGAGTTTGGTAACACATCAAGAATGTTTGAATTAGACAAAGAGCCCGCTTGATTTAGCTGATTTAAAATAGCTGATAAGCATCAGGTGCTAAAAAacacttttaagtgttgaagttgatttaataaataagcaattccgtgtttggataaaagtgctgaaattaataataagcaaCCGAAGTGTTTGGTTAAAAAGTGCTGATAAGCTCTTTTTTTggttaaaatgacttaaatgacCTTATAACTATTTACGCTACTAAAGACtgtcattttcttcaaaattttagattctaGATAGATTCAAGTACAAAATAATCTATTTATCATGTTATTTTAAATACAAAAATGAttagatatttttttataaatataatttatgaTATGATtagtataagtcataagctaCAAAATGATAATTATTACTctctctgttccaatttatgttcACCTAATTTCTATTTTGTCCATCCAATAAGAATGATCATTTTCTAAATATAGAAACAATATAACTTAAACTTCTTTCTACCCTTGATGAGAAGTTTTTATtaaaagtttttattttctttattaaacttcgtgcccagttaAAGAGTCTCATATAAATTAGAATGGTGGGAGTATAAATTAACAGAAGTTCAGAAAAAAAACTTAAATAATGCACAAAGCATTTGTAGAGAAGAAACAAGCACTTAATGTGTATTGTTTGtggtaaattaaattaaaacattCAACTATCATAAATATCTTGAGCAATCAGTTCACGAATTGCCCTCCAAATATTATTATCTCCTTGATTTTCTACATTTTCTACATTTGCAATGTTGACTCTTCTTCCAACATCAGGATCAACAAGTGGCACATATCTCTCATTCTCAGCTTCTTGCAATGCATTATCCACCTTACATTTCTTTCTAATGTAATTGTGAATTACTATTGTagctgaaaatgttggtttatgtttagttaacaatggcatgctgaaaatattggtttatgtttagtcaacaatgacatgccaattggaagagttggtggaaagagttggtgtggatgctaggaggaaacttcctcctttgatgtcaccaatgacatcaagaggaggtctttacctctataaatagatgcactccttcacttgtagaaattatcccaaaataatacaatacattgtagtgagtagagagttaagagagaaattctcttaagtgtaattgggaaatctccccttcctttgttaatattaaaagggcaattgttctctggtggacgtaagattattttgatccgaaccacgttaaatcttgtgttctttcttttacgtttccgctaacaattggtatcagagcgacaggattctttaacgatccaaggagaaagaacaagcaaatatgagttccatgaagtttgaaattgatagattcaatggacgcaacaacttcaatatctggaagatccagatgatggcgttactgcggagggaaggttcaatccatgctattgacggaaagtatcctacggatatatcagctcccgacaaggagaagattgaaggggatgcattgagtgcaatccaactatcccttgcacctaacgtgctttgtgaagtgagtacgggtaccgaagagacggccaaacagttgtgggaaaagctagaagggctataccaagaccgatcagtgacaacaagaatgttgttacaacggcgtcttcacacatttaagatggggtcaggtacttcgttacaagatcatttagatgcgtttaataaacttgtcatggacttacagattgcaggaattaaaagggaggaggagacgcttgcatgtgctttgctattttcattgacttcaggatatcgtgatattgagaattcaatgatgtatagcaatgagcctatcaagcttgagcaagtgcggcagacacttaactctagtgatgtgcggaggcacattgaaggagatagagatgaccaggcaagtggCCTCTTTGTAAGAGGAcggactagccaacagggaaagaccaaatcaaagcatagatcaaagtctcgtgtgaacaagaagaatacagagtgttggggttgtggcaagaaggggcactttgaacgagattgcccaatgtcaaagtccaaggaaaaggcgagtgcatctacagttgaacaggtacataattttgataatgattatgtactaacaacatcgtgtaataataatagtagttatgaaaacaaatgggtgttagactctgcttgtactctgcatatgacgttccgaaaagactggtttagcagctacgagaaaagtggaggaaccgtagtaatgggcaataatgcaacttgtgcaatagttggcattggctcagttcgagttcgctgccatgatggaatcgtgaggactattacacaagtccgtcatgttcctgatctgaagaagaatttgatctccttgggtactctggatgaacaaggctacaggtacatgagcgaagcaggaactatgaaggtgactaaaggttctttagtcatgctgaaaggcaagctggagaacgacctttacacattggccggaagcaccattgttggctctgcaaatgcatctacagtgcagttatctaatgatgacaaggcaagactatggcacatgagactgggtcatatgagcgcacgtggactggagatgttAAGCAATCGTAAacttttggaaggtgagaagatcaacacgcttgacttctgtgagcactgcgttctagggaagcagaagaaggtcagcttcagcactggcaaacacaagacaagaggagtgctagactacatccattcagatttatggggtcctTCTAGACTTCCATCGAAGGGCGGAAAGAGGTATCTTCtcatttttattgatgatttctcacgaaaggtttgggtgtattttttgaaggcaaaaagtgatgcttttgaagcatttaaagagtggaagattttggttgaaaatcaaatggagcggaaaatcaagtattttcgcacagacaatggcttggagttttgcaatgaagagtttaatgaattctgcaaggttcatgggatctcaagacataggactgtcaggcataccccacaacagaatggagttgccgagagaatgaacagaactcttcttgaaaaggctcgttgtatgctcctacaagccaaaatgtccaaagtattttgggctgaagcagttcacactgctgctcatattgtcaatcgatctccagcatcggcaattgactttaagactccgaatgaggtatggtcaggtgaaccctctaactattcatacttacgagtatttgggtgtccagcttattatcacgttaatgaaggaaagcttgaaccaagggctaagaaggccatattcgtagggtatgtggatggagtaaaagggtacaaactttggtgtttgtctttactcaaatttatagttagtagagatgtcaccttcgatgaatcctctatacttgatccccgtaaagtttccgtggagctttcaggaaacaagaacaacgagcaggtggagcttccggtggagcttgccaaggaaaaggatcaagagactcaggttaaagatgagtcagaagatgtaggcgttgaagaacttgctgtcaatgaaccatacacaattgcgaaggggagggagaagaggcagacacgagaaccggaacgccttataaatcaagcaaacttgattgcatatgcgttcgtagctgcacaagaagagattaaagatctggagccctcctcgtatattgaagcaacttcttgcaaggatgccgcacaatggcggttagccatgactgaagagatggagtctcttcacaagaatcagacatgggtcttagtgaaaagacaaaaggggaagaggacagttggatgcaagtgggtctaccgaaagaaagagggaattcctgaagtggaagatgctaggttcaaggcgagattggttgcaaaaggtttcagccaaaaggagggaattgactacaatgagattttctctccggtcgtgaagcatagctcaattcgcgtgctactagcattggttgcacaatttgacttggagcttcaacagcttgatgtcaaaactgctttcttacacggtgatctagaagagacaatctatatggatcaacctgaaggtttcctagctgagggaaaagaagatcacgtatgccaactaaagaagtctttgtatggtttgaagcaatcccctagacagtggtacaagaggtttgatgcattcatgactacacatgaattctcaaggagtgcatttgatagttgtgtgtatcacaagaagatgtctggtaactcaatgatttatttactgttgtatgttgatgatatgcttattgctgctaacaacattacagagataaatgctttgaagaaactattgagtaaggaatttgacatgaaggatttaggagctgcaaagaaaatccttggtatggagatttcaagagaagacgatgttgtacatctttctcagaagaggtatattgaaagggttctcgaGAGATTCAATATGCCAACGTGCAAGCCTTGCAGTTGGTAgtattatgtatgctatggtatgcacacgtccagatattgctcaatctgtaagtgtggtaagtagatacatgtccaacccaggaaagaggcattgggaaactgtcaagtggatattgagatatctcaaagaagcttctggtgttggtcttacctttcgaaaaagtggtacaggtatttcaattctcggttatgtggattctgactatgcaggagatcttgacagaagaaggtccacaactggatacatctttaccctcgttggcagtgccgtcagttggaagtcgactttgcagtcgattgtcgctttgtctacgacagaagcagaatacatggcagcagcggAGGCGGTAAATGAAAGCTATCTGGTTGAAAAgtttagtagcggaattgagtttggttcagctggaatcaactcttagatgtgatagtcagagtgctattcatctaatgaaaaatcagagatttcatgagcgcactaaacacattgatgtcagatttcattttattcgagatgttattgatgagggaactatcaaggtcgtgaaggttatcacagacgataatgctgcagacatgttgaccaagatagtctcgctcgctaagtttgcacactgcaaggacttggcgggggtgtgcatcaactgatgcaactccgaagagaacagttgctaggtggaggtggtatgttcaacaatggtttgattcttcttgtttcttacaacggggttgcccagtaagcttagaagttttggccagagttgttcacacgctcgaaacgcaaaccaaggtggagattgaaaatgttggtttatgtttagttaacaatggcatgctgaaaatattggtttatgtttagtcaacaatggcatgccaattggaagagttggtggaaagagttagtgtggatgctaggaggaagcttcctcctttgatgtcacccatgacatcaagaggaggtagtttgatgttaccaatgacatcaagaggaggtctttacctctataaatagatgcactccttcacttgtagaaattatcccaaaataatacaatacattgtagtgagtagagagttaagagagaaattctcttaagtgtaattgggaaatctccccttcctttgttaatattaaaaggacaattgttctctggtggacgtaggattattttgatccgaaccacgttaaatcttgtgttctttcttttacgtttccgctaacagtAGCCAATACTATGTCTCTTTGAGTGTCAATATAATAGAAAGACATATCAAGCAAAGTAGACCACCTTGCTTTCCATACCCCAAATTTTCACTCTACAATGTTTCTGCAAGAAGAACAAATAATTGAACATTTCTTTATGTCCATTTGGTGCTCGCAATTGTCGTATCGCACCCaaaggcggatctaggattttagATGTATGGGTTCAGcatttaaagttatgggttcatatgtactatttattgcaattttactgattttttatacataaatttatgctccCCGTTAAAAGTattgggttcagttgaacccgatGGTTCTATACTGCATCCGCCAGTGGTCGCACCTCTACGAAATTCTGCAAGGTGGTATCTCACATTATCCCCTTTGTATGGAGCCATATATCCCTTCATGTGTTAATATCTTGTATCAACAAGATAATATTTGTCCCTAAATGGATGTGGAATGTTTAGTTCGAGTCTACGAAGTGCCTCACCAAATATACGATTATCATGAGCTGCTCCTTCCCACCGAGTCCAGGCAAATGTAAAACACATATTAAAGTCGACAacatcaagaatattttgagtAGGGTAACCTTTACGCCCAATGTATGGTATCTCTTGACCTTGAGGCAATCTTGCTTTCACATGTATGCCATCAAGTGCTCCAATATAATCCTAAAAATTTATACATGCATAAACTAAATGTAAGTTTACACCGGATAAGTTTTTGAGTTATAATGTAATTGGTTAAGAAATGCACTTACTTTAAAGAAGGGAGATACCGTTAGTTACATGGCTCGTGATATCCCGCACCATCATTATAACTTGGATGTGGTTGAATTATGTCTCTTGAGAGCTTACCAATGGCCTTTAGAACACTATGAAAATGCCAatgaattatttttccttaatgttGAAAAATCTCTTGTACCAATCGATTCCCGGCACCATGTGCACAAATCATCAAGAACATCCCTAACTCCTCATATACAGACATCCCACGCGTGGGTTTAAGACCATATTTATCAGTTAGATCTTTGCTTAAATCAAGAAATACCGACTTCCTCAATCGAAAATTTTCATAACACTGAGTCTCATTTCCATGTAATATCTCTTGGGTAAATATATTCCCAATGCGTCTAGATGTACGACATGGTTCCTTGCAAATGTATTTCTCATAATATATCAATATACTCTTACATGCTATTTGGTGTAGTGCCATccattccttattttcttgactttcctcttcttcatattCGTCATTTAACAAGTCATTTGGATGACCAGATATCAAATTGCTAACATTCCGGCATGCCATTAAACTGAAATGAAACAGACACACAAACTGTTATgaattaaaaatgacaaatgctaACTTCAAAGTAAATAGTATAGTGACTATTAAGATAAAATACATAATGTCTAAACAAGAAATGATTATACCAACATTATGTCTAAACAGGAAACGAAACATAAAGATAATATAACCTTCCACACATAGTTTAAAGAGCAAGTTAAATAATGTCTAATGCTAATGTAATATGGGTAAGGCATCATCAACAACTTCTCAGATTAGATTAGATGGATTGTTCAACACGAAGGATCGTCGATGGTTATACTTAAAACCAAGATTTCCTAACTTTGTCCGTAGACAACCTGAAAAATGCATGTCACCTCTCTTTCTGTGTCAACAAGTTCACATCACAATTAAAAATATCACTGCCTCCAAGAATATATTTTCTAAAATGTCCATGCACTTCTCAATGGTGGGCTCTGAAGATTTAGATGTGCTTTTGTTAGACATGAACTGAATTAGAATGTGTATCTCCTCTTTAAGCGAtaaatgaattattttttgtcTTGCGCTTTTTCACTTGACTTGTTACTGCCACTGCCATCTATTGACTTTCGCTTTTAAAGTGATGGCTCATGAAACGTAATTGAATCCATATTCTGCAAGTCGTGACTTTCCTCGCTTCTTTCATCATTCCATTGTTCTATTGACTTTCGCTTTCAAAGTGATGGCTCATGAAACGTAATTGAATCCATATTCTGCAAGTCGTGACTTTCCTCGCTTCTTTCATCATTCCATTGTTCTATGTCACTATCATAAACATCATTTGTGTTCCATCATCATGTTATTCTAACCCAACTTCAGAGTCTTGTTCTTGATTTGCTGCACGTGCTCTCTCTCCGGTGGGAATGATATCGGTAAATATAGCATCGTAACGAAACCATATCAACAAAAGGTCTTTGTTCCTAAATTTTTTGTATTTAAAATTCTCCTGtaaaaaagaatataaaattaCTCTAAGTAAACAAATGAAACTAACAGTTGAAAGAGTTGTGAAATAATTATAGAAAAGGGCAAGCAATGTACCTTAATTTTTTGCTCCCACCAATCATCATCtgcaataattatttttcttgtggGATCCTCCATCCTAAACCTGTCTTACACCTCTCATGAGCTTCTTAAATAGAGTCCACTCGGCTTTCATGTGATCCCAatgatttttcatttgttttttattatattGTAATCCCGTCTTCTTATTGAACTCAATTACCATATTCTTCTCTCCATCTTTAGACAAGTAAGTGTGCCTATTTCCAATTCTAACTTCTTGCTCACATAATTCAATGAATTTAATGTGTGCATATTCGTCCCACTTAGCATTatgttttcgaaaaatattttctgccATAATTGAATGTTAACAATATGAAGAGATTACAAGATTTAGCTATAAACGTagcacaaatcaaaataatcaaagTTCAAAAGAACGTCTTCTTATTTTTGTATGTCACATAATTTTGAAGTAGAAATTATATTCAATATTGTGATAAGACCAACTGCCTTAAACTTCTAGCAGCTAACCAATAATTAATGGAAGGAAATATAGCAATCAAATTATATATGAGACTAACTGCCTTAAACTGTGAATGTATTCTCTTATACAATTAGTAGTAGTTTCTTTATCCTTTTTTGGGTCTACAAATGCGTATGTTATCCATGTATTAGGTACGGAGTTACTAACATAGATTTAAAATGCACAAATTTAATCTCAAAGAGTGTTTGATAAACTCCTCTGGTTCGTCTCTTACACTGGTTATTTGACTAGTATGTATCTTCTTAGTGTCTATAAACATCTAATCTTTGCTATGCACACTATTGAATACCATCTGCTTCGCAGATGAAGCAGTTTTGCATGTTCAAAGGTTCTTGTATATAATAGTGATTTGGATTTAACTTGTATAAGTCTGTAGCAAGTTTTTGTGCGCTCACTTCAACCAAACAATCTTGGACGACCCCATTATTaacaattaaaaacaagagaACATATGAAAACAAAACCAAAATCCTACAATAAAAATATACAACTAAGAGTAGGAAACTCTTACTTGAGGCTAACAGTTAATACACGTGACATAGGTACAACAATATGCACAAGACAAGTGAATTTTGTTACCTCAAATTGCTGACGGAAATCTGGTCTGGAGAATTGCAGAGGTACGGAATGTTTACGTTTTGAAGAATTGGGAGAAAGTGAAATTATGCGAGgagttttttttaaaagaagtattttagggatagaataataaatattttggtcaaatctAAAATGCATATAAGCTGAAATTTAATAAGTTAGGGAGACCAACTTAtcgcttttggcttatttttttgtttataagtacttttaattttactaaCACGTAGATAAGCCGAAAAATGCTTATGTTTGACCAGCTTTTAAGCTTAGCCAAATACTCTCAAAGCTCCCAAAGAGATGACATTCCCTTCCCACTCTTAGCGAAGAGGATGATCATCCGACAAAATTGGAAAATAGTCGACACCATATGTGGTTGGGGTTTGCTAGTTTTGGCAAAGaaagtaatttattttttctaaaatatgGAATACATTCCTTAAATGCACACTAGCATC
Proteins encoded in this region:
- the LOC107807195 gene encoding uncharacterized protein LOC107807195 isoform X2, yielding MLLEARAQGHWGVAGAVPLTFRRSLCSVPTRVSFHGAAPPQTRRFQPLAVVKRSPKRLKYSAPRFTKEDGLLYVQVDPIGSDSWKLDPVVELLKGGAVGVIPTDTLYAMVCDLSSHSAIERLRRIKEIEPSKPLSIICRSFRDIDTYTTGFPSGNGQGLTDIFRAVKHFLPGPYTFILTASKQLPKQCTRYGTAASRYISRKNVGVRIPDDPVCQAILEKMDGPLISTSVKSPEENEWILDPVIIADVYGPEGLDFVVDAGLRVADPSTVVDMTASSPRLIRQGKDSLTIQGERTSKYEFHEV
- the LOC107807195 gene encoding uncharacterized protein LOC107807195 isoform X1, translating into MLLEARAQGHWGVAGAVPLTFRRSLCSVPTRVSFHGAAPPQTRRFQPLAVVKRSPKRLKYSAPRFTKEDGLLYVQVDPIGSDSWKLDPVVELLKGGAVGVIPTDTLYAMVCDLSSHSAIERLRRIKEIEPSKPLSIICRSFRDIDTYTTGFPSGNGQGLTDIFRAVKHFLPGPYTFILTASKQLPKQCTRYGTAASRYISRKNVGVRIPDDPVCQAILEKMDGPLISTSVKSPEENEWILDPVIIADVYGPEGLDFVVDAGLRVADPSTVVDMTASSPRLIRQGKGPKQPWMIAEDDDSARDGN
- the LOC107807195 gene encoding retrovirus-related Pol polyprotein from transposon TNT 1-94-like isoform X3, with amino-acid sequence MMALLRREGSIHAIDGKYPTDISAPDKEKIEGDALSAIQLSLAPNVLCEVSTGTEETAKQLWEKLEGLYQDRSVTTRMLLQRRLHTFKMGSGTSLQDHLDAFNKLVMDLQIAGIKREEETLACALLFSLTSGYRDIENSMMYSNEPIKLEQVRQTLNSSDVRRHIEGDRDDQASGLFVRGRTSQQGKTKSKHRSKSRVNKKNTECWGCGKKGHFERDCPMSKSKEKASASTVEQGPKQPWMIAEDDDSARDGN